A genomic region of Nostoc sp. UHCC 0702 contains the following coding sequences:
- a CDS encoding outer membrane protein transport protein, with the protein MQQLRVKLSLVPILTTLTVSSTASLAFAGGFALNEQSVKDLGTAFAGSAASAEDASTIFSNPAGLTRLTGNSFVGGSYVIFPTVKFKNQGSTVRSGAPLTGNNGGDAGVDIAVPNLYAAWSLSDTVKAGIGINVPFGLATTYNRDWVGRYQAIESSLTTININPTIAAKLTNNFSVGAGLNVQYAEAKLSNAIDFGSIGRSVGLPTQPQQADGLVKVTGSDWSVGYNLGIMYEPSQSTRIGLSYRSPITQEIRGDADFTVPASVSRLAAATGRFTDTGASAVLKLPDTLSLAVYQEINPRVSIVGDVTLTRWSRFRELRVSFANPNEPDSVQPENWNDTYRFGVGVNYAVNDRLTLRTGITYDPSPISDEYVTARLPGGDRTLLGFGASYRPSKSFSFDIGYTHVFSEDSPINETSSTGDTLRGEFGSEVDVLGVQLNWQF; encoded by the coding sequence ATGCAGCAGTTACGCGTAAAGTTGTCGCTAGTACCAATACTGACGACACTGACAGTAAGCAGTACAGCAAGCTTAGCATTTGCTGGAGGATTTGCTTTGAATGAACAAAGCGTCAAGGATCTGGGAACTGCTTTTGCTGGAAGTGCAGCCAGCGCTGAAGATGCCAGTACGATTTTTTCTAATCCCGCTGGGTTGACTCGTTTAACAGGCAATTCTTTTGTTGGGGGTTCCTATGTAATTTTCCCCACAGTCAAATTTAAAAACCAAGGCTCTACCGTCAGATCAGGTGCGCCATTGACTGGTAATAATGGGGGGGATGCAGGTGTTGATATTGCTGTGCCCAACTTATACGCTGCCTGGAGCCTTTCTGATACCGTGAAAGCGGGTATTGGTATCAATGTACCTTTTGGACTGGCTACCACATACAACAGAGATTGGGTTGGGCGTTACCAAGCAATAGAGTCTAGTCTCACTACCATCAATATCAATCCCACCATTGCAGCTAAATTAACTAATAACTTTTCTGTCGGTGCGGGTCTGAATGTACAATATGCAGAAGCAAAACTATCTAACGCCATTGACTTTGGTTCCATCGGTCGGAGTGTAGGCTTACCTACCCAACCTCAACAAGCAGATGGTTTAGTTAAAGTTACTGGTTCTGATTGGAGTGTGGGTTACAACTTGGGAATCATGTACGAACCGAGTCAAAGCACGCGCATTGGTCTAAGTTACCGTTCTCCCATTACCCAAGAAATCCGAGGAGATGCAGACTTCACAGTTCCGGCGAGTGTGTCAAGATTAGCCGCAGCAACAGGAAGATTCACAGATACAGGTGCTAGCGCCGTTTTAAAACTGCCCGATACACTTTCACTTGCTGTTTACCAAGAAATTAATCCCCGTGTTTCCATCGTTGGTGATGTAACCTTGACACGCTGGAGTCGCTTTCGGGAATTACGAGTGTCATTTGCCAACCCCAATGAACCAGATAGCGTACAGCCAGAGAACTGGAATGATACCTACCGTTTTGGCGTGGGGGTTAACTACGCAGTCAATGATCGATTAACACTACGGACTGGTATTACCTACGATCCTAGCCCTATTAGTGATGAATATGTCACAGCCAGATTGCCAGGTGGCGATCGCACTTTGCTAGGGTTTGGCGCTAGCTACCGACCATCCAAGTCATTCAGTTTCGACATTGGTTATACCCATGTTTTCTCTGAGGATAGCCCCATTAACGAAACCAGTTCTACAGGGGATACCTTAAGAGGTGAATTTGGAAGCGAAGTGGATGTCTTAGGGGTACAACTCAATTGGCAGTTTTAA
- a CDS encoding NAD(P)-dependent alcohol dehydrogenase, with translation MKAYEIQSHAGIDALTLVDRPQPQPTAGQVLIKVRATSLNYRDLLVAEGAYGSAVKYPLIPLSDGAGDVVAVGEGVTRVKIGDRVAGIFFQDWIYGSLTREKMKSDLGGGIDGMLAEYVVLHQDGLVLLPDHLSYCEGATLPCAAVTAWHALVTKGNIGAGESLLLLGTGGVSIFALQFAKIHGARVIVTSSSDEKLARAKQLGADETINYKIAPDWEKKVYTLTNRTGVDHVVEVGGAGTLPKSLQAVRIGGRVSLIGVLSGRGEEIDPMPILFKSLAVQGIYVGSREMFEAMIRAIAQHQLHPIIDQVFPFTEARQAYLYLKSAAHFGKVVIEVGTGD, from the coding sequence ATGAAAGCTTACGAGATTCAAAGCCATGCCGGCATTGATGCTTTGACGTTAGTTGATCGTCCCCAACCCCAACCCACAGCAGGGCAAGTTCTGATCAAAGTTCGAGCCACATCGTTAAATTACCGCGATTTACTAGTGGCTGAGGGAGCCTACGGTTCAGCAGTGAAATACCCGCTGATTCCTCTGTCTGATGGTGCAGGGGATGTGGTCGCGGTGGGAGAAGGTGTCACACGGGTGAAAATAGGCGATCGCGTGGCTGGTATTTTCTTCCAAGACTGGATTTATGGCTCTCTAACCAGAGAGAAAATGAAATCGGATTTAGGAGGTGGTATCGATGGGATGCTCGCTGAGTATGTGGTTTTACACCAAGATGGTTTAGTTTTATTACCTGACCACCTATCCTATTGTGAAGGTGCAACTTTGCCCTGTGCTGCTGTCACAGCTTGGCACGCTTTGGTCACAAAGGGCAATATTGGTGCAGGTGAAAGTCTTTTATTACTCGGTACTGGCGGCGTTTCGATTTTTGCCCTCCAGTTTGCCAAGATACATGGTGCTAGAGTGATTGTCACTTCTAGCAGTGATGAAAAATTAGCACGAGCTAAACAGCTTGGTGCTGACGAGACTATCAACTACAAGATTGCACCAGACTGGGAAAAGAAAGTTTATACACTGACTAACCGCACAGGTGTAGATCATGTGGTGGAAGTAGGCGGTGCTGGGACTCTACCAAAATCCCTACAAGCAGTCCGCATTGGGGGACGTGTCAGCTTGATTGGCGTATTGTCAGGCAGAGGTGAGGAGATTGACCCCATGCCAATTTTGTTTAAGAGTTTAGCAGTTCAGGGGATCTATGTGGGTAGCCGGGAAATGTTTGAAGCGATGATAAGAGCGATCGCTCAACATCAACTTCACCCCATTATTGATCAAGTTTTCCCTTTCACCGAAGCAAGACAAGCTTATCTTTACCTCAAAAGTGCTGCTCACTTCGGTAAGGTTGTAATTGAAGTGGGGACTGGGGACTAG
- a CDS encoding ABC transporter permease — MRRYWKVLKLFWSTAIAAEMEYRLNFVISTLTSLGNLGGSFFGLFLFYRNGYTFAGWSWEAALVVVGVFTLLQGFSGSFLAPNLNRIVRHVQEGTLDFVLLKPIRSQFWLSTHTFSPAGLPDIVFGSCIIGYAGKRLGLEISNYLFSVVPLVFGLVILYSLWFMLAATSIWFVKIYNATEVLRGLLEAGRYPIAAYPTTYRFFFTFVVPVTFLTTIPAEIILGRGQITWLIGAAVLALALFFVSTWFWRFALRFYTSASS, encoded by the coding sequence ATGCGAAGATATTGGAAAGTACTAAAGCTATTTTGGAGTACCGCCATAGCAGCGGAGATGGAGTATCGCCTCAACTTCGTCATATCTACCCTTACCAGTTTGGGTAATCTTGGAGGCAGTTTTTTTGGACTATTTTTGTTTTACCGCAATGGCTACACTTTTGCTGGTTGGTCATGGGAAGCAGCTTTGGTTGTTGTGGGAGTTTTTACCTTGCTACAAGGCTTTTCTGGTAGCTTTCTGGCTCCGAATTTAAATCGCATTGTCCGCCATGTCCAAGAAGGTACTTTAGACTTTGTGCTACTCAAACCTATCCGCAGTCAGTTTTGGCTTTCTACTCATACCTTTTCCCCTGCTGGACTGCCTGATATAGTTTTTGGTAGTTGCATTATTGGGTACGCAGGTAAACGCCTTGGGTTGGAAATCAGTAATTACTTATTTAGTGTGGTGCCGTTGGTATTCGGCTTGGTGATTCTTTACAGCCTGTGGTTTATGCTGGCTGCAACTAGCATCTGGTTTGTGAAAATATACAACGCTACGGAAGTGCTAAGGGGTTTGTTAGAAGCTGGAAGATATCCCATCGCAGCTTACCCAACAACTTACCGCTTTTTCTTCACTTTTGTTGTACCAGTGACGTTTTTAACTACTATACCAGCAGAGATTATCTTAGGGCGAGGTCAAATTACTTGGTTAATAGGTGCGGCAGTGTTGGCATTGGCGCTGTTTTTCGTTTCCACCTGGTTTTGGCGGTTTGCTTTGCGATTTTATACCAGTGCTTCGAGTTAA
- a CDS encoding CHAT domain-containing protein yields MDVAVRNLLLTELKKDKRFAKQQLDKLAEFYTHYLKQQLKSEGQGEDLTQPQYWIALAHSQPDEVNRELAKAIESRLKQENWEELFRIASSIEAIPEALVEFEAPLLNYARGMLSYTTGDLEGAAEEFSNLPRRELQVKIAGVNLSIPDEVEDALIEVELTFLQRLLQIISESNSDKQVVEAFLQKNIGKLNEHLAEVLRLWAKNKLTQAQPNKAQSLATDISNFSILLTQFSLGSKASNIEIAITGYEIALTVFTREASPKNWAGIQALLGNAYIDRILGNKAENLEQAIAFYLAALQIFTRANFPQDWALTQICLGEAYNNRILGNKAENLEQAITSCLAALQILTRDDFPKDWAGTQINLGVAYINRILGDKADNLEMAIAAFAAALEVRTRSAFPYEWAATQNALGTAYRDRIRGDKAENLEMAIAAFEAALLERTRDRFPEDWALTQNNLGTAYIHRIRGDKAENLEMAIAAFSAALEVYTRSAFPQNWAETQNNLGTAYCERILGDRAENLEMAIATYSAALQVYTRESFPYHWALTQNNLGSAYRNRIRGEKAENLERAMAYCQEALSIFTFEAFPGKWAQTQNNIALVSRDRIRGERANNLELAIACFQEALQIYTFDAFPYDWAQTQNNLGTAYCERILGVRAENLELAIAAFHDALRVRTRDELPYDWAQTHNHLGTAYCNRILGERIENLEEAIACFQNALEIYTFDAFPQNHAETLFNMGIAYQEAHEFTSAYNTFKSAIATVESLREEIISGEETKRKQAQEWNKLYCHMVEVCLNLDQLTEALEYVERSKTRNLVELILNRDSKTIFSSDALNQLEQLRGEIAAVQDKIQNGKGENPQALGQYLQKLRQQRNELQDKYLPVGYGFNLEQFQTNLDEQTAVIQWYITSFGWETFIITRQNIQRFNISMLSNNHLDALTNFTNDYLDAYSNGKVAWKDTLASRLSHLTEILQIEYILQLIPKNCLRLVLIPHRSLHLFPLHALPLANREFLCEKFPKGVSYAPSCQLLQQLQYRERPNFKSIFAIQNPTGNLVGTDLEVENISSLFPISQVLKNESATKIAINREKLKLINCLHLTNPIDNNYYPLEEFSLILANNERLTLSNILELDLSQCRLVTLSGGETALRDITNFSDEYINLSSAFIVAGSTSVVSSLWNIDDFSTALLMIKFYQNLHAGNTVAIALNQAQIWLRNLTRSELERWYKFTSQLEPTLREGQRMLMREQLNRLTELADNNQPFREPYYWAAFCCIGQMESQISPDEENILNFIYILQNQPELLTTEDRADILELLATLADDVEEISDAIALWYKTRPQILDAILNIPIENLDSSRAAEGRRTSITDAEIKELIENLLNQSSKSKQSDSSSS; encoded by the coding sequence ATGGATGTTGCTGTACGAAATTTGTTGCTAACAGAACTTAAGAAAGATAAGCGTTTTGCCAAGCAGCAATTAGATAAATTAGCCGAGTTTTATACCCATTATTTAAAACAGCAATTGAAGAGCGAAGGACAGGGAGAAGATTTAACTCAACCTCAATATTGGATAGCACTTGCTCATAGCCAACCCGATGAAGTTAATCGTGAATTAGCAAAAGCAATTGAGTCGAGATTGAAACAAGAAAACTGGGAAGAACTGTTTCGTATAGCATCTTCTATAGAAGCGATTCCAGAAGCATTGGTTGAATTTGAAGCACCACTGCTTAATTATGCTCGTGGAATGTTGAGTTACACTACTGGGGATTTAGAGGGTGCGGCGGAAGAATTTAGCAACCTGCCAAGACGAGAACTTCAAGTTAAGATTGCTGGAGTCAATTTATCAATTCCTGATGAAGTTGAAGATGCTTTAATTGAAGTAGAATTAACTTTCTTGCAAAGATTGTTGCAAATAATTTCCGAAAGTAATAGTGATAAACAAGTAGTTGAAGCATTTCTGCAAAAGAATATAGGAAAATTGAATGAACATTTAGCAGAAGTATTGCGGCTTTGGGCAAAGAATAAATTGACACAAGCGCAGCCAAATAAAGCGCAATCACTAGCTACAGACATCAGCAATTTTAGTATTTTACTAACTCAGTTTTCCCTAGGTTCTAAAGCCAGCAATATAGAGATTGCTATTACGGGTTATGAAATAGCGCTGACTGTCTTTACCCGCGAAGCATCTCCTAAAAATTGGGCAGGTATACAGGCACTCTTAGGGAATGCTTATATAGACAGAATTCTGGGAAATAAAGCGGAGAATTTAGAGCAGGCAATTGCATTTTATTTGGCTGCACTCCAAATCTTTACCCGCGCTAATTTTCCTCAAGATTGGGCTTTGACACAAATTTGTTTGGGGGAAGCTTACAATAACAGAATTCTGGGAAATAAAGCGGAGAATTTAGAACAGGCAATTACATCTTGTTTGGCTGCACTCCAAATCCTTACCCGCGATGATTTTCCCAAAGATTGGGCAGGTACACAAATTAATCTAGGAGTTGCTTACATTAACAGAATTTTGGGAGATAAAGCTGATAATTTAGAAATGGCGATCGCTGCATTTGCTGCGGCTTTAGAAGTGAGAACCCGCAGTGCCTTCCCCTATGAATGGGCTGCTACACAAAATGCTTTGGGAACTGCTTACCGTGACAGAATTCGGGGAGATAAAGCTGAAAACTTGGAAATGGCGATCGCTGCATTTGAAGCTGCTTTGTTGGAAAGAACCCGCGATCGCTTTCCTGAAGATTGGGCTTTGACACAAAATAACTTGGGAACTGCTTACATCCACAGAATTCGAGGAGATAAAGCTGAAAATTTGGAAATGGCGATCGCAGCTTTTTCTGCTGCTTTAGAAGTGTACACGCGCAGTGCTTTTCCCCAAAACTGGGCAGAGACGCAAAATAATCTGGGAACTGCCTATTGTGAGAGAATTTTGGGGGACAGGGCAGAAAATCTGGAAATGGCGATCGCTACTTATTCTGCTGCCTTACAAGTATACACCCGTGAATCGTTCCCATATCACTGGGCTTTGACGCAAAATAATTTAGGAAGTGCTTACCGTAACAGAATCCGGGGCGAGAAGGCAGAAAACCTGGAAAGGGCAATGGCTTATTGCCAAGAAGCTTTGAGTATCTTCACTTTTGAGGCTTTTCCTGGTAAATGGGCACAGACGCAAAATAATATCGCTCTTGTTTCCCGTGACAGAATTAGAGGCGAGCGAGCAAATAATTTAGAACTGGCGATCGCTTGTTTCCAAGAAGCTCTGCAAATTTATACCTTTGATGCTTTTCCCTACGATTGGGCACAGACGCAAAATAATCTGGGAACTGCTTACTGTGAGAGAATATTAGGAGTACGAGCCGAGAATTTAGAACTGGCGATCGCTGCATTTCATGATGCTTTAAGGGTTAGAACCCGCGATGAATTACCCTATGATTGGGCACAGACGCACAATCATCTGGGAACTGCTTACTGTAACCGAATATTAGGAGAGCGAATAGAGAATTTAGAAGAGGCGATCGCTTGTTTCCAAAACGCTCTGGAAATTTATACCTTTGATGCTTTTCCCCAAAACCATGCAGAAACTTTATTTAACATGGGGATAGCTTACCAAGAAGCACACGAGTTTACCTCAGCTTACAACACCTTTAAATCTGCCATTGCCACAGTAGAATCTTTACGGGAAGAGATAATTTCTGGGGAGGAAACCAAACGCAAACAAGCCCAAGAATGGAACAAACTTTATTGCCACATGGTAGAAGTTTGCTTGAACTTAGATCAACTCACGGAAGCATTGGAATACGTTGAACGTAGCAAAACTCGCAACTTAGTTGAACTGATATTAAACCGTGATTCTAAAACTATTTTCTCTTCAGATGCCCTCAATCAATTAGAACAACTACGAGGCGAAATCGCCGCCGTACAAGATAAAATTCAAAATGGCAAAGGCGAAAATCCACAAGCTTTAGGGCAATATCTCCAAAAATTGCGACAGCAGCGCAATGAATTACAAGACAAATACTTGCCAGTAGGTTATGGCTTTAATTTAGAGCAGTTTCAAACAAACTTGGATGAACAAACGGCCGTTATCCAGTGGTATATTACCAGTTTTGGCTGGGAAACTTTTATTATTACTCGTCAAAATATTCAACGATTCAATATATCTATGTTGAGTAATAATCATCTGGATGCTTTAACTAATTTTACTAATGATTATTTAGATGCATATTCTAACGGCAAAGTGGCATGGAAAGATACTCTTGCCTCTCGCCTCAGCCATCTTACAGAAATCTTACAAATAGAATATATTCTTCAGTTAATACCAAAAAATTGCTTACGTCTTGTCTTGATTCCCCATCGCTCTTTACATCTATTTCCTCTCCATGCACTTCCCTTGGCTAATAGAGAATTTTTGTGCGAGAAATTTCCCAAAGGTGTAAGTTATGCCCCTAGTTGCCAACTGTTGCAACAGCTACAATATCGAGAACGTCCAAATTTTAAATCTATTTTTGCTATCCAAAATCCTACAGGAAATCTAGTAGGCACTGATTTAGAAGTAGAAAATATAAGTAGTTTATTTCCTATTAGCCAAGTTTTGAAAAATGAAAGTGCCACAAAAATAGCAATTAATAGAGAAAAATTAAAATTGATTAATTGTTTGCATTTGACAAACCCTATTGATAATAATTATTATCCCTTAGAAGAATTTAGCCTGATATTAGCTAATAATGAACGCCTGACTCTCAGCAATATTTTGGAACTTGACCTCAGTCAATGCCGTTTAGTCACCCTCTCAGGTGGTGAAACAGCTTTAAGGGATATCACAAACTTTAGTGATGAATATATCAATTTGTCTAGTGCTTTTATAGTTGCTGGTAGTACTAGCGTAGTCAGCAGTCTTTGGAATATTGATGATTTTTCAACAGCTTTGTTAATGATTAAGTTTTATCAGAATTTACATGCAGGTAATACAGTTGCAATTGCCCTAAATCAAGCCCAAATTTGGCTGCGAAATCTTACCAGAAGTGAATTAGAAAGATGGTATAAATTTACATCACAGCTTGAACCAACGCTTCGTGAGGGACAGCGTATGTTAATGCGCGAACAACTTAATAGATTGACTGAATTAGCTGATAATAACCAGCCATTCCGGGAACCTTATTATTGGGCTGCATTCTGTTGTATTGGCCAGATGGAGTCGCAAATTTCACCTGACGAAGAAAATATTTTAAATTTTATATACATATTACAAAACCAACCTGAGTTATTAACCACAGAAGACCGTGCTGATATATTAGAATTGCTGGCAACCCTAGCAGATGATGTGGAAGAAATCTCAGATGCGATCGCTCTCTGGTACAAAACCCGTCCGCAAATTCTAGATGCTATCCTCAACATACCCATCGAGAATTTAGACAGTTCAC
- a CDS encoding alpha/beta hydrolase has translation MNKRNFRTIETNGVRLNTVVEGEGPLVILLHGWPQSWYLWRHQIEPLVEAGFQVAIPNQRGYDGSDAPEEIEAYDILNLAGDVVGIADALGHERFIVVGHDWGAIVAWNTALLHEERVSAVVGMSVPYFRYPIGALTKQESFGDNFWYMVYFQKPGIAEAEFETDIRRSLRMIHYSISASAPEGLMLNPKPSTSGLLDGLIDPEQLPKGMTQEDLDYYVEQYKQSGFRGNLNWYRNLDRNIEITPQLSGKKISQPALFIAGEKDLVLQFPGMNLDAMTQLVPNLKGQVIVPGAGHWVPAEYPQEVNEALLGFLKAFGPQR, from the coding sequence ATGAACAAGCGCAACTTTCGCACGATTGAGACGAATGGGGTTCGTCTGAACACGGTTGTTGAGGGTGAGGGGCCTTTAGTTATCCTGCTTCATGGATGGCCTCAATCCTGGTATCTATGGCGTCATCAAATCGAGCCACTGGTAGAAGCAGGTTTTCAAGTGGCCATTCCCAATCAAAGGGGATACGATGGTAGCGATGCTCCAGAGGAAATTGAGGCTTACGACATACTCAATTTAGCGGGGGACGTTGTAGGAATTGCTGACGCTCTCGGTCACGAAAGATTCATTGTTGTCGGACATGATTGGGGTGCAATTGTAGCTTGGAATACAGCATTGCTACATGAGGAACGAGTTAGTGCTGTAGTGGGAATGAGTGTTCCTTACTTCCGTTACCCTATTGGAGCATTAACCAAGCAAGAGAGTTTTGGGGACAACTTCTGGTACATGGTCTATTTCCAAAAGCCTGGAATTGCCGAAGCTGAATTTGAAACAGACATCCGTCGTTCCCTACGTATGATTCATTATAGTATTAGCGCTTCTGCTCCTGAAGGACTGATGTTGAATCCGAAACCATCAACTTCTGGTCTTCTTGACGGACTTATCGACCCCGAACAGCTACCAAAAGGTATGACCCAAGAGGATCTAGATTATTACGTCGAACAGTACAAACAAAGCGGCTTCCGTGGCAACCTGAACTGGTATCGCAACCTTGATCGCAATATAGAAATTACTCCCCAGTTGTCAGGCAAAAAGATATCGCAACCAGCATTGTTCATTGCTGGTGAAAAAGACCTTGTATTGCAGTTTCCAGGAATGAATTTGGATGCAATGACTCAGTTAGTTCCGAACTTGAAAGGACAGGTTATCGTCCCTGGTGCTGGTCACTGGGTTCCCGCAGAATATCCCCAAGAAGTCAATGAGGCTTTGCTTGGTTTTCTCAAAGCCTTTGGCCCTCAACGATAA
- the msrB gene encoding peptide-methionine (R)-S-oxide reductase MsrB produces the protein MNKRYFLEVSAVLVGAAFLSRYLNINPRSENMATSNTEFEISKSEQEWQTILSPEQFRVLRKHGTERAFTSPLDKQYTEGTYVCAGCELPLFISDTKFNSGTGWPSFFQPIEGAIATTVDRSLFMTRTEVHCHRCGGHLGHVFDDGPKPTGKRYCMNGAALKFIPA, from the coding sequence ATGAACAAACGCTATTTTTTAGAGGTTAGCGCTGTATTAGTTGGTGCAGCCTTTTTATCACGTTATCTCAATATCAATCCGAGGTCGGAAAACATGGCAACTTCTAATACTGAGTTTGAAATTAGCAAATCTGAACAAGAGTGGCAGACAATTTTATCGCCGGAACAGTTTCGTGTATTGCGGAAACATGGAACCGAACGGGCTTTCACCAGCCCACTTGATAAGCAATATACTGAAGGCACTTATGTGTGCGCTGGTTGCGAACTGCCACTGTTTATATCTGACACCAAATTTAACAGTGGTACAGGCTGGCCTAGTTTTTTTCAACCAATTGAAGGCGCGATCGCTACTACTGTAGATCGGTCGTTGTTTATGACCAGAACTGAAGTGCATTGTCATCGCTGTGGCGGACACCTGGGTCATGTCTTTGATGACGGCCCTAAACCCACTGGCAAACGCTACTGCATGAATGGTGCCGCACTCAAGTTTATTCCTGCCTAA
- a CDS encoding MoxR family ATPase, translating into MLDSVIPCIYTGKSEFDGREPYIPSPKLIEAVNLTIFLKKRPLLLKGEPGCGKTRLACAVVNELGLPYESWYIQSTTRAKDGFYTYDAIARLQDAQLSQFDAEKHSKVNDPKNYIKLGPLGRTFLYSLNKSQRHELGSLGCEFQESLEKSQHDSLEEPQRCVVLIDEIDKADIDFPNDLLQALDEGRFTIQETGEEIKANPDYLPIIFITSNDEKDLPDAFLRRCLFHYIEFPEKDELIAIINAHFPDLKSQEVVTKAVQRFQQLRSKMEQNNKTGKKVSTSELIDWFTILRKYSNDEALSLLKGELPFAGVLLKYWKDYRDYLLTSGEETNESP; encoded by the coding sequence ATGCTTGATTCAGTAATACCTTGCATTTATACAGGTAAATCCGAATTTGATGGACGTGAGCCTTATATACCCTCGCCAAAGTTAATTGAAGCAGTAAATCTAACAATTTTTTTAAAAAAACGTCCTTTGTTGCTCAAAGGCGAACCGGGTTGTGGTAAAACTCGTTTGGCTTGTGCTGTAGTTAATGAACTTGGGTTACCTTATGAATCTTGGTATATCCAATCTACAACTAGGGCAAAAGATGGTTTTTACACTTACGATGCGATCGCTCGTCTCCAAGATGCCCAATTATCACAGTTTGATGCAGAGAAACACTCAAAAGTTAACGACCCTAAAAATTATATCAAACTTGGGCCGTTGGGTCGTACGTTTCTGTACTCCCTAAACAAATCGCAGCGTCACGAACTTGGTTCGTTGGGTTGTGAGTTTCAGGAGTCGTTGGAAAAATCGCAGCACGACTCACTAGAAGAACCGCAACGCTGTGTAGTTCTTATAGATGAAATTGACAAAGCCGATATAGACTTCCCCAACGACTTACTTCAAGCGCTAGATGAGGGACGATTTACCATTCAAGAAACAGGAGAGGAAATCAAAGCGAACCCAGACTACCTTCCAATTATATTTATTACTAGCAATGATGAGAAAGATTTACCTGATGCTTTTCTACGTCGCTGCTTATTCCACTATATTGAATTTCCTGAAAAAGATGAACTAATAGCTATTATTAATGCCCACTTTCCCGATTTAAAATCTCAAGAAGTTGTGACAAAAGCAGTTCAACGCTTTCAACAATTGCGAAGCAAGATGGAACAAAATAATAAAACTGGGAAAAAAGTGAGTACCAGTGAGTTAATTGACTGGTTTACAATCTTGCGAAAATATTCCAATGACGAGGCTTTGAGTTTACTTAAAGGGGAACTTCCATTTGCTGGAGTTTTACTGAAGTATTGGAAAGATTATCGGGACTACTTACTTACATCAGGGGAAGAAACAAATGAATCCCCTTGA
- a CDS encoding RNA methyltransferase, which yields MLTSLQNPLIKQIRKLHSTKERHQEQLFLLEGTHLLEEACAVNYPLVTVCCTPSWQAAHASLWEKACSRCQRAEIVSEEVLSAIATTVQPDGVVATAKRGDRFSQVPFSGIILALETIQDPGNLGTIIRTAAAAGASGLWLSEDSVDLDNPKVLRASAGQWFRMTMAVSEDLKATVQLCQQQRMQVVATLPTATLTYWEIDWRKPSLILLGNEGAGLSADLAMMADQQVKIPLSPGVESLNVAIAAALMLYEAQRQKVTG from the coding sequence GTGTTGACTAGTTTACAAAATCCTTTAATCAAGCAAATCCGTAAATTGCACTCTACCAAGGAGCGACATCAGGAACAGCTGTTTTTACTGGAGGGGACGCACCTGTTAGAGGAAGCCTGTGCAGTGAATTACCCCCTAGTCACAGTGTGTTGTACTCCCAGTTGGCAAGCTGCTCATGCTTCACTATGGGAAAAAGCTTGTAGCCGCTGCCAACGGGCAGAAATTGTCAGTGAGGAAGTTTTGAGTGCGATCGCGACTACAGTACAACCAGACGGTGTAGTGGCAACAGCAAAACGTGGCGATCGCTTTTCTCAAGTGCCGTTTAGTGGTATAATATTAGCCTTGGAAACCATACAAGATCCAGGCAACCTAGGTACGATCATTCGTACTGCTGCCGCTGCTGGTGCATCAGGCTTATGGTTGAGTGAAGATAGTGTAGATTTAGATAATCCCAAAGTCCTACGCGCTTCTGCTGGGCAGTGGTTCCGCATGACAATGGCAGTTAGTGAAGATTTAAAAGCGACAGTGCAACTTTGTCAGCAGCAAAGAATGCAGGTAGTGGCAACTTTACCCACTGCAACTTTAACTTATTGGGAAATAGATTGGCGAAAACCCAGTTTGATTTTATTAGGGAATGAAGGTGCTGGTTTATCGGCAGATTTAGCTATGATGGCAGATCAGCAAGTCAAAATTCCCCTGAGTCCAGGAGTGGAGTCTTTAAATGTGGCGATCGCAGCTGCTTTAATGTTGTATGAAGCACAGCGACAAAAGGTCACAGGTTAA